A portion of the Micromonospora vinacea genome contains these proteins:
- a CDS encoding spermidine synthase — protein MGARFEELAWRETPIGAISLRRRRDPALQVEVYEVKLDDEYLMSSLFPVAEIELARLGLAEVAGDSLDVVVGGLGLGYTACAALGDPRVRSLLVVEAIEDVIDWHRRGLLPFAAGLAEDPRTRFVQADFFAAVAGDTGFDAEVPGRRFDAVLLDVDHSPRNVLHPSHAAFYPPAGLRRLAALLRPGGVFALWSDDPPDAEFTAALTEVFGDVRAHVVPFANPLTGGESANTVYVARTGP, from the coding sequence GTGGGCGCGCGTTTCGAAGAGCTGGCCTGGCGGGAGACCCCGATCGGCGCGATCAGCCTGCGCCGACGCCGGGACCCGGCACTCCAGGTCGAGGTGTACGAGGTCAAGCTCGACGACGAGTACCTGATGTCCAGCCTCTTCCCTGTCGCGGAGATCGAGTTGGCCCGGCTCGGCCTCGCCGAGGTGGCCGGTGACTCCCTCGACGTGGTGGTGGGCGGTCTCGGGCTGGGCTACACCGCCTGCGCGGCGCTGGGCGACCCCCGGGTGCGCTCACTGCTCGTGGTGGAGGCGATCGAGGACGTGATCGACTGGCACCGGCGGGGGTTGCTGCCGTTCGCGGCGGGGCTCGCCGAGGACCCCCGGACCCGCTTCGTGCAGGCCGACTTCTTCGCGGCGGTCGCCGGTGACACCGGCTTCGACGCCGAGGTGCCCGGTCGGCGGTTCGATGCCGTGCTGCTCGACGTCGACCACTCCCCGCGCAACGTCCTGCACCCGAGCCACGCGGCGTTCTACCCGCCGGCCGGTCTGCGCCGGCTGGCCGCGCTGCTGCGCCCCGGGGGAGTCTTCGCGCTCTGGTCGGACGACCCGCCGGACGCCGAGTTCACCGCGGCGCTCACCGAGGTGTTCGGGGACGTGCGGGCGCACGTCGTGCCGTTCGCCAACCCGCTGACCGGTGGGGAGTCGGCCAACACCGTCTACGTGGCGCGTACCGGCCCCTGA
- the eccB gene encoding type VII secretion protein EccB: MPSRQDQLHSYQFSVQRAVAALVMRETDPAQSPFRRLAGAGLASVLVAVIGLGGFALYGLFAGGGKGWRDPGAVIVEKESGARFVYREQKLHPVLNYASALLIVGADRSKTVLVSRRTIDGVPRGLPLGIADAPDSLPAPGRLAATAWTVCSTIPAGARVEAPRSALLIGTEPDGGRPLGDDALLLRHPDGGLHLVWHQRRYLVRDPSRVLAALATTRAHAVPVAPALLNSLPAGADLAPLDLPALGRPATRVPGATIGAVYLVSNSGGGRQYAVALDAGLAGITELQAGLLLARTGQVEPVPMTLGRFAALPTVPDLAPTGPNAPPPTPPRLAAGDGGALCTRIGDDGGVGEVRWGVPLRDLTAVPRTAPTGGAVLADHVVVEPGRGAVVEAAAAPGATGGAVSVVTDLGRRYVLADREVLPMLGYRDVRPVRLPAGLVSLVPAGATLDPAAARAVAAPD; encoded by the coding sequence ATGCCGTCGCGGCAGGACCAGCTGCACTCCTACCAGTTCAGCGTCCAGCGAGCGGTCGCCGCCCTGGTCATGAGGGAGACCGACCCCGCGCAGTCGCCGTTTCGGCGGCTGGCCGGCGCCGGTCTGGCCAGCGTCCTGGTCGCGGTGATCGGGCTCGGAGGTTTCGCCCTCTACGGGCTGTTCGCCGGCGGCGGCAAGGGGTGGCGTGACCCGGGCGCGGTGATCGTGGAGAAGGAGTCCGGCGCCCGGTTCGTGTATCGCGAGCAGAAGCTGCACCCGGTGCTCAACTACGCCTCGGCGCTGCTCATCGTCGGCGCGGACCGGTCGAAGACGGTGCTGGTGTCCCGACGCACCATCGACGGGGTGCCGCGCGGGCTGCCGTTGGGCATAGCCGACGCACCCGACTCGCTGCCCGCCCCGGGCCGGCTGGCCGCCACGGCGTGGACGGTCTGCTCGACGATCCCGGCCGGCGCGCGCGTCGAGGCGCCCCGCTCCGCGTTGCTGATCGGCACGGAGCCCGACGGTGGCCGGCCGTTGGGCGACGACGCGCTGCTGCTGCGCCACCCCGACGGTGGGCTGCACCTGGTCTGGCACCAGCGGCGTTACCTGGTCCGTGATCCCAGTCGGGTGCTGGCGGCACTCGCCACCACCCGGGCCCACGCGGTTCCGGTGGCGCCGGCGCTCCTCAACTCGTTGCCCGCCGGCGCCGACCTCGCTCCGCTCGACCTGCCTGCGCTGGGCCGGCCCGCCACCCGCGTGCCGGGTGCCACGATCGGCGCGGTCTACCTGGTGAGCAACTCCGGTGGCGGCAGGCAGTACGCGGTGGCGCTCGACGCCGGCCTGGCCGGCATCACCGAGTTGCAGGCGGGGCTGTTGCTGGCCCGCACCGGGCAGGTCGAGCCGGTGCCGATGACGTTGGGCCGGTTCGCCGCGTTGCCCACGGTGCCCGACCTCGCCCCGACCGGGCCGAACGCCCCGCCGCCGACCCCGCCCCGGCTCGCGGCCGGCGACGGCGGGGCGCTCTGCACCCGCATCGGCGACGACGGCGGGGTTGGTGAGGTGCGCTGGGGCGTACCCCTGCGGGACCTGACGGCCGTGCCCCGCACCGCGCCGACCGGCGGCGCGGTGCTGGCCGACCACGTGGTGGTGGAGCCGGGCCGCGGCGCGGTGGTCGAGGCCGCCGCGGCGCCCGGGGCGACCGGCGGCGCGGTCTCCGTCGTCACCGACCTGGGCCGACGGTACGTGCTGGCCGACCGGGAGGTGCTCCCGATGCTCGGCTACCGCGACGTGCGGCCGGTGCGGCTGCCGGCCGGGCTGGTCAGCCTGGTGCCCGCCGGTGCCACTCTCGACCCGGCCGCCGCCCGTGCTGTCGCCGCCCCCGACTGA
- a CDS encoding class I SAM-dependent methyltransferase yields the protein MANPTRWATDTGPEHSQWYIDRFRKLVAEGADLAGEARLVDALVAPGSRILDAGSGTGRVGAALAERGHTVVGVDADPALVDAARADYPGPTWLVADLAELDLPALGEAEPFDAAVLAGNVLAFVAVGTEPEVLRRVAAHLRPDGVLTVGFGTERGYPLTAFDADAVAAGLRVEQRFATWDLRPWRDDAPFAVSVLRRPAE from the coding sequence ATGGCCAACCCGACCCGCTGGGCGACCGACACCGGTCCCGAGCACTCACAGTGGTACATCGACCGGTTCCGCAAGCTCGTGGCCGAGGGTGCGGACCTGGCCGGTGAGGCCCGACTGGTGGACGCCCTCGTCGCGCCCGGCTCCCGGATCCTCGACGCCGGTAGCGGCACCGGCCGCGTCGGTGCCGCTCTGGCCGAGCGGGGGCACACGGTCGTCGGGGTGGACGCCGACCCCGCGCTCGTGGACGCCGCCCGCGCCGACTATCCCGGCCCGACGTGGCTGGTCGCCGACCTCGCCGAGCTGGACCTACCGGCGCTGGGTGAGGCGGAGCCGTTCGACGCGGCGGTACTGGCCGGCAACGTGCTCGCCTTCGTCGCCGTCGGCACCGAACCGGAGGTGCTGCGCCGGGTGGCCGCGCACCTGCGACCGGATGGCGTGCTGACGGTGGGCTTCGGCACCGAGCGTGGCTACCCGCTGACCGCGTTCGACGCCGACGCGGTGGCCGCCGGGCTGCGCGTGGAGCAGCGCTTCGCCACCTGGGACCTGCGCCCGTGGCGCGACGACGCCCCGTTCGCGGTCAGCGTTCTGCGCCGACCGGCCGAGTGA
- a CDS encoding methyltransferase domain-containing protein produces the protein MSQAGRRQPTETAGEDYTDRLQRLGGARWKRMLDVQAPYRWNLRRLNLGTTLDVGSGLGRNLANLDGNGVGVDHNPTSVAHSRAAGFEAYQVDEFKESPHARPGAFDSLLAAHLLEHLPAEEALEVISSYLPYVRSGGQAVFITPQERGYASDASHVRFVGFAEAAQACRDLGLTVTRQYSFPFARPLGRVFTYNEFVTVARLP, from the coding sequence ATGAGTCAGGCAGGGCGGCGTCAGCCGACCGAGACGGCGGGCGAGGACTACACCGACCGGCTACAGCGCCTCGGTGGTGCCCGTTGGAAGCGGATGCTCGACGTGCAGGCGCCGTACCGGTGGAATCTGCGCCGCCTCAATCTGGGCACCACCCTCGACGTCGGTTCCGGCCTGGGTCGTAACCTCGCCAACCTGGACGGCAACGGCGTCGGCGTCGACCACAACCCGACCTCGGTGGCGCACTCGCGGGCCGCCGGGTTCGAGGCGTACCAGGTGGACGAGTTCAAGGAGAGCCCGCACGCCCGGCCGGGGGCGTTCGACTCGCTGCTCGCCGCGCACCTGCTGGAGCACCTGCCGGCCGAGGAGGCGCTGGAGGTCATCTCGTCGTACCTGCCGTACGTGCGCTCGGGCGGGCAGGCCGTGTTCATCACCCCGCAGGAACGCGGGTACGCCAGCGACGCCTCACACGTCCGGTTCGTCGGCTTCGCCGAGGCGGCGCAGGCCTGTAGGGATTTGGGCCTGACCGTCACCCGGCAGTATTCGTTCCCGTTCGCCCGGCCGCTCGGGCGGGTGTTCACCTACAACGAGTTCGTGACGGTGGCCCGGCTGCCCTGA
- a CDS encoding carbohydrate ABC transporter permease — MDRDVVETVSLRWLRRLVIAVFLVITVFPFYYMLVLSVRPIERLLLDPGALVVGFGELTVATYAEVLKATDDGGQGFLTFIRNSGLVAVAATVLTLLVAIPGAYAVARLRFFGRRQVDFLFLAVYLFPSIVIAIPLFVVFTRAGLRGSLFGLVLVYISQTLPVSVYMLKNYFETIPVSLEESAAIDGAGRLGIIRRVSLPLAMPSIMAVALYDFMIAWNEFLFALLFLVDKPNRWTVSLGLSLLADGVEVPKTVLMAGSVVLTLPIVILFFASERLLTEGLTSGAEKG; from the coding sequence ATGGACCGGGACGTGGTCGAGACGGTGAGCCTGCGTTGGCTGCGCCGCCTGGTGATCGCCGTGTTCCTCGTGATCACGGTCTTCCCCTTCTACTACATGCTGGTGCTCTCGGTGCGCCCCATCGAGCGGCTGCTGCTCGACCCCGGCGCGCTAGTGGTCGGCTTCGGTGAGCTGACAGTGGCCACGTACGCCGAGGTGCTCAAGGCCACCGACGACGGCGGCCAGGGTTTCCTCACCTTCATCCGCAACAGCGGGTTGGTCGCCGTCGCGGCGACAGTGCTCACCCTCCTGGTCGCGATCCCCGGCGCGTACGCGGTGGCCCGGCTGCGGTTCTTCGGCCGGCGGCAGGTGGACTTCCTGTTCCTGGCGGTCTACCTGTTCCCGTCGATCGTCATCGCGATCCCACTGTTCGTGGTCTTCACCCGGGCCGGCCTGCGCGGCTCGCTCTTCGGTCTGGTGCTGGTCTACATCTCGCAGACGTTGCCCGTGTCGGTCTACATGCTGAAGAACTACTTCGAGACCATCCCGGTCAGCCTGGAGGAGTCCGCCGCCATCGACGGCGCCGGTCGGCTCGGCATCATCCGGCGGGTCAGCCTGCCCCTGGCGATGCCGTCGATCATGGCGGTCGCGCTCTACGACTTCATGATCGCCTGGAACGAGTTCCTCTTCGCCCTGCTGTTCCTGGTCGACAAACCCAACCGGTGGACGGTGTCGCTCGGGTTGTCCCTCCTCGCCGACGGGGTGGAGGTGCCCAAAACGGTGCTGATGGCCGGGTCGGTCGTGCTCACCCTGCCCATCGTGATTCTTTTCTTCGCCAGCGAGCGGCTGCTCACCGAGGGGCTGACCAGCGGCGCGGAGAAAGGCTGA
- a CDS encoding carbohydrate ABC transporter permease: MTTTAPGPGRSPTRERPAPPRRRPLTLRRRESRAGLALVAPTLLVTIAVIGIPIVWTVVLAFQRVRLATLRKTGLFGEFTMDNIDRVLHTPGFAETLWVTLIYSIGGTVGSILLGLVAALVVRRPFRGRTLVRASMLLPYVAPVVAVTFVWQVMLDPQLGIVNAWGQRLLGWDAPVPFLTQESTALATVIVFEAWRYFPFAFLFLLARLQAVPGELEEAARVDGATPTQRFRHILLPQLLPVIALLGVLRFIMTFNKFDDVYLLTGGAAGTEVVSVRVYEFLTARTDIGAAAAQAVVLAVVLIVFVLIYLRFFGRRVG; encoded by the coding sequence TTGACCACCACCGCGCCCGGCCCCGGCCGCTCCCCCACCCGGGAGCGGCCGGCGCCACCCCGACGCCGACCGTTGACCCTGCGCCGCCGCGAATCCCGTGCCGGGCTCGCGCTGGTCGCACCGACCCTGCTCGTCACCATCGCGGTCATCGGCATCCCGATCGTGTGGACAGTGGTGCTCGCCTTCCAGCGGGTCCGGCTCGCCACGCTGCGCAAGACCGGCCTGTTCGGCGAGTTCACCATGGACAACATCGACCGGGTGCTGCACACCCCCGGCTTCGCCGAGACGCTGTGGGTCACGCTCATCTACAGCATCGGCGGCACCGTCGGGTCGATCCTGCTCGGTCTGGTGGCAGCCCTGGTCGTCCGCCGGCCGTTCCGTGGCCGCACCCTGGTCCGAGCATCCATGCTGCTGCCGTACGTGGCGCCGGTGGTCGCTGTGACGTTCGTCTGGCAGGTGATGCTCGACCCGCAGCTCGGCATCGTCAACGCGTGGGGTCAACGCCTGCTCGGCTGGGACGCCCCGGTGCCGTTCCTCACCCAGGAGTCGACAGCGCTGGCCACGGTGATCGTCTTCGAGGCGTGGCGGTACTTCCCGTTCGCGTTCCTGTTCCTGCTGGCCCGGCTCCAGGCGGTGCCCGGCGAGTTGGAGGAGGCCGCCCGCGTCGACGGCGCCACCCCCACCCAGCGGTTCCGGCACATCCTGCTGCCGCAACTGCTGCCGGTGATCGCCCTGCTGGGCGTGCTGCGGTTCATCATGACGTTCAACAAGTTCGACGACGTCTACCTGCTCACCGGCGGTGCGGCCGGCACCGAGGTGGTCAGCGTGCGGGTGTACGAGTTCCTCACCGCCCGTACCGACATCGGTGCCGCTGCCGCGCAGGCGGTCGTGCTGGCCGTGGTGCTCATCGTGTTCGTGCTGATCTATCTGCGCTTCTTCGGACGGAGGGTGGGCTGA
- a CDS encoding ABC transporter substrate-binding protein → MSAPPRRILATTLIMTLATSTLLACGDDQSDSNSKKITVWSLEDVADRVTATKAIIADFTAKTGIQVDLVTVNEDQFPSLIAANAAAGDLPDVVGSVSLAGIRTLAGNELLHASANAEVVDKLGKQTFSPRALELTADDGKQLSVPSDGWGQLLVYRKDLFAAAGLPAPDTYERITTAAARLNTGGVAGITAATAPSDVFTQQTFEHLALANGCQLTDDSGNVTLDSPQCVEAFRFYGDLIRTSSVKGAQDVDTTRATYFAGKAAMVIWSPFILDELAGLRNDAKPTCPQCQADPAFLAKNSGFVTAIKGPNGTEPAQYGEISSWAVLDGAAADPAKSFVEYMLSDGYPRWFGMSPEGRFPVRKGTPAEPEAYLTAWNTSQAGVDAKKPLTDVYGDEVLATLRRSPDTFGRWGLSQGQGKLVGAMLGELPVPKVLGDLVSGKSDPAATANRAKKDVDAIKAGVN, encoded by the coding sequence ATGTCAGCACCTCCGAGGCGGATACTCGCCACCACCCTGATCATGACACTGGCCACGTCCACCCTGCTGGCCTGCGGGGACGACCAATCAGACAGCAACAGCAAAAAGATCACCGTTTGGAGCCTGGAGGACGTCGCCGACCGGGTCACCGCCACCAAGGCGATCATCGCCGACTTCACCGCCAAGACCGGGATCCAGGTCGATCTCGTGACCGTCAACGAGGACCAGTTCCCCTCCCTGATCGCCGCCAACGCCGCCGCCGGCGACCTGCCCGACGTGGTGGGGTCGGTCTCCCTCGCCGGCATCCGCACGCTCGCCGGCAACGAACTGCTGCACGCCTCGGCGAACGCGGAGGTCGTCGACAAGCTGGGCAAGCAGACGTTCTCCCCCCGGGCGCTGGAGCTCACCGCCGACGACGGCAAACAGCTCTCCGTACCCAGCGACGGGTGGGGGCAACTGCTCGTCTACCGCAAGGACCTGTTCGCCGCGGCCGGCCTGCCCGCCCCCGACACGTACGAGCGGATCACCACCGCCGCGGCCCGGCTCAACACCGGCGGCGTCGCCGGAATCACCGCGGCGACCGCCCCCAGCGACGTGTTCACCCAGCAGACCTTCGAGCACCTGGCCCTGGCCAACGGCTGCCAGCTCACCGACGACTCGGGGAACGTCACACTGGATTCGCCCCAGTGCGTCGAGGCGTTCCGCTTCTACGGTGACCTGATCCGCACCAGCTCCGTGAAAGGCGCACAGGACGTGGACACCACCCGGGCCACCTACTTCGCCGGCAAGGCGGCGATGGTGATCTGGTCGCCGTTCATCCTCGACGAGCTGGCCGGGCTTCGCAACGACGCCAAGCCGACCTGCCCGCAGTGCCAGGCGGACCCGGCGTTCCTCGCGAAGAACAGCGGGTTCGTCACCGCGATCAAGGGCCCGAACGGCACCGAACCGGCCCAGTACGGCGAGATCAGCTCCTGGGCCGTGCTGGACGGCGCGGCGGCCGACCCGGCGAAGTCCTTCGTGGAGTACATGCTCAGCGACGGCTACCCGCGCTGGTTCGGCATGTCCCCGGAGGGCCGCTTCCCGGTCCGCAAGGGCACCCCCGCCGAGCCGGAGGCGTACCTGACCGCCTGGAACACCAGCCAGGCGGGCGTGGACGCGAAGAAGCCCCTCACCGACGTGTACGGCGACGAGGTGCTGGCCACGCTGCGCCGCAGCCCGGACACCTTCGGGCGGTGGGGCCTCAGCCAGGGCCAGGGCAAGCTGGTCGGCGCCATGCTGGGCGAGTTGCCGGTGCCCAAGGTGCTGGGCGACCTCGTCTCCGGCAAGTCCGACCCGGCGGCCACCGCCAACCGCGCCAAGAAGGACGTCGACGCCATCAAGGCGGGCGTCAATTGA
- a CDS encoding zinc-dependent alcohol dehydrogenase produces the protein MGNWVVSLAGPRRISLEPCPPDPLGPGQVRVRTCYSGISAGTELTLYRGSNPRLSKDWDDAARMFVPRQTPVPYPLIGFGYEEVGEVVEVARDVTDRHPGQLVWGIWGHRAEAVLAADAVRALPAGLDPLAAVFARPGAIALTAVLAGDLHLGDWVGVFGQGVIGLLATRLAVLSGARVVAVDPVPDRLEHAARYGATFTVDATVTSAAAVLRQATDGRGADVCLELSGAYPALHEAIRSTTHAGRVVAAGFYQGQADALGLGEEFHHNRIQLVAAQVSGPTPAPSMAGRWTGDRVAQTFMDLVADRSVDPLPLVSHIVDASAVADALALLDRGAGDVLQVVLRFS, from the coding sequence ATGGGCAACTGGGTGGTCTCTCTCGCCGGGCCTCGACGCATCAGCCTCGAGCCCTGCCCGCCGGATCCGCTCGGCCCCGGCCAGGTCCGAGTCCGCACCTGCTACTCGGGCATCTCCGCCGGCACCGAGCTGACCCTCTACCGGGGCAGCAATCCCCGGCTCAGCAAGGACTGGGACGACGCCGCCCGAATGTTCGTCCCCCGGCAGACCCCGGTGCCCTATCCGTTGATCGGCTTCGGCTACGAAGAGGTCGGCGAGGTCGTCGAGGTCGCGCGGGACGTCACCGACCGGCATCCGGGGCAGCTCGTCTGGGGCATCTGGGGGCACCGGGCCGAGGCCGTGCTCGCCGCCGACGCGGTCCGCGCGCTGCCCGCGGGCCTGGATCCGCTCGCCGCGGTCTTCGCCCGCCCCGGCGCCATCGCGCTGACCGCCGTGCTCGCCGGTGACCTGCACCTCGGCGACTGGGTCGGCGTCTTCGGGCAGGGCGTCATCGGGCTGCTCGCCACCCGGCTCGCCGTGCTCTCCGGGGCCCGGGTGGTGGCCGTCGACCCGGTACCCGACCGGCTGGAGCACGCCGCCCGGTACGGTGCGACGTTCACAGTGGACGCCACCGTCACGTCCGCCGCCGCCGTGCTGCGCCAGGCCACCGACGGTCGGGGCGCCGACGTCTGCCTGGAGTTGTCCGGCGCGTACCCGGCGCTGCACGAGGCGATCCGCTCCACCACCCACGCCGGCCGGGTCGTGGCCGCCGGCTTCTACCAGGGCCAGGCCGACGCGCTCGGCCTCGGCGAGGAGTTCCACCACAACCGCATCCAGTTGGTGGCCGCCCAGGTCTCCGGGCCCACCCCCGCACCGAGCATGGCCGGCCGGTGGACCGGAGACCGGGTCGCCCAGACCTTCATGGACCTGGTGGCCGACCGCAGCGTCGACCCGCTGCCGCTGGTCAGCCACATCGTCGACGCCAGCGCGGTCGCCGACGCCCTCGCGCTGCTCGACCGCGGCGCCGGTGACGTCCTCCAAGTCGTGCTGAGGTTCTCATGA
- a CDS encoding sugar phosphate isomerase/epimerase family protein has translation MTTIALACQEQLLPGTNLIQKYALAAALGYQGIELRGRGDLAFARRLPELRRARAAGVVMPTVCVEMDHFIGDFDPARSADAVRNLRSQLTVIAELGGVGVMTPAAWGMFSRRLPPFEPPRPPDGDRQVLLDALGELGEHARAEGVTLFLEPLNRYEDHMVNRLDQAVALCAALGLPSVRVVADTFHMNIEEDDVHRALRAAAPYLGHVQVSDSNRYQPGAGHLDWPALVRTLLELDYRGWLALECRLRGDPVRALQQAATVLRHALPRRAAA, from the coding sequence ATGACCACCATCGCGCTGGCCTGTCAGGAACAACTCCTGCCGGGCACCAACCTGATCCAGAAGTACGCCCTCGCGGCCGCCCTCGGCTACCAGGGCATCGAGCTGCGCGGCCGCGGCGACCTCGCGTTCGCCCGCCGGCTGCCCGAGCTGCGCCGGGCCCGCGCCGCCGGGGTGGTGATGCCCACCGTCTGCGTCGAGATGGACCACTTCATCGGCGACTTCGACCCCGCCCGCTCCGCCGACGCCGTCCGCAACCTGCGCTCCCAGCTCACGGTGATCGCCGAGCTGGGCGGCGTCGGGGTGATGACCCCGGCCGCCTGGGGGATGTTCTCCCGGCGACTGCCGCCGTTCGAGCCGCCCCGCCCGCCCGACGGCGACCGGCAGGTACTCCTCGACGCCCTCGGCGAGCTGGGCGAGCACGCCCGGGCCGAGGGGGTCACCCTCTTCCTGGAACCCCTCAACCGGTACGAGGACCACATGGTCAACCGTCTCGACCAGGCGGTGGCGCTCTGCGCCGCGCTCGGGTTGCCGTCGGTCCGGGTCGTCGCCGACACCTTCCACATGAACATCGAGGAGGACGACGTGCACCGCGCCCTGCGCGCCGCCGCCCCGTACCTCGGGCACGTGCAGGTCAGCGACTCCAACCGGTACCAACCCGGCGCCGGGCACCTGGACTGGCCGGCACTGGTGCGTACCCTGCTGGAGCTGGACTACCGGGGTTGGCTGGCCCTGGAGTGCCGGCTGCGCGGCGACCCGGTCCGGGCACTGCAACAGGCGGCCACGGTGCTGCGACACGCGCTGCCCCGGCGGGCCGCCGCGTGA
- a CDS encoding MGH1-like glycoside hydrolase domain-containing protein, translating to MRRLAVDTLDANWEHDHTVPSRTLYPHQWSWDSAFIAIGLAQVRPDRAWRELASLFRAQWADGRVPHIVFNPAIRVGAYFPGPEMWRSADVPGAPAVATSGLVQPPVHALAALLAYRRAPDPRGLAALRRLYPALVAQQRYLADRRDVAGDGLVCIVHPWESGLDNSPAWDEPMAAVPAEAAVMRAYRRHDTTHADAAHRPTDLDYARYLAIVAAYREHGYADRDLADGHPFLVECPLFNAAFGAAEHALAEIAALIGDDPGPHRARATRITEALLRRLHDPDTGTFQPRDLRTDRLVNARTVLGLTPLILPDLPTRQADALVVEARSARFGVARRMDRPLPTYDRTAPDFEPLRYWRGPSWLNIGWLVRRGLLTHGHPELAAGLRRSMIGLVAGAGCHEYFHPDTGAGLGSPSFGWTAALVLDLLAD from the coding sequence CTGCGTCGACTCGCTGTCGACACGCTCGACGCCAACTGGGAGCACGACCACACGGTGCCCTCGCGCACGCTCTACCCGCACCAGTGGAGCTGGGACTCCGCGTTCATCGCGATCGGGCTGGCCCAGGTTCGCCCCGACCGCGCCTGGCGGGAGCTGGCCAGCCTGTTCCGGGCGCAGTGGGCCGACGGACGGGTGCCGCACATCGTGTTCAACCCGGCGATACGGGTCGGGGCGTACTTCCCGGGGCCGGAGATGTGGCGCTCGGCCGACGTGCCAGGAGCACCGGCGGTGGCCACCTCCGGCCTGGTCCAGCCGCCTGTGCATGCGCTCGCCGCGTTGCTGGCGTACCGGCGGGCGCCCGACCCCAGGGGGCTGGCCGCGCTGCGCCGGCTCTATCCCGCGCTGGTCGCCCAACAGCGCTACCTGGCCGACCGGCGGGACGTGGCAGGTGACGGGCTGGTCTGCATCGTGCACCCGTGGGAGTCCGGGTTGGACAACAGCCCGGCGTGGGACGAGCCGATGGCCGCGGTGCCGGCCGAGGCGGCCGTCATGCGCGCGTACCGTCGGCACGACACCACGCACGCCGACGCCGCACACCGCCCCACGGACCTGGACTACGCGCGCTACCTGGCGATCGTCGCCGCCTACCGCGAGCACGGCTACGCCGACCGCGACCTGGCCGACGGTCACCCGTTCCTGGTGGAGTGCCCGCTGTTCAACGCGGCGTTCGGGGCCGCCGAACACGCCCTCGCCGAGATCGCCGCGCTCATCGGCGACGACCCCGGGCCGCACCGGGCCCGCGCGACCCGGATCACCGAGGCTCTCCTCCGCCGGCTCCACGACCCGGACACCGGCACGTTCCAGCCCCGTGACCTGCGCACCGACCGTCTGGTGAACGCCCGTACCGTGCTCGGCCTGACCCCCCTGATCCTGCCCGACCTGCCGACCCGGCAGGCCGACGCGCTGGTCGTGGAGGCGCGGTCGGCGCGCTTCGGGGTGGCCCGTCGGATGGACCGGCCGCTACCCACCTACGACCGCACCGCACCGGACTTCGAGCCGCTGCGCTACTGGCGGGGGCCGAGCTGGCTCAACATCGGCTGGCTGGTCCGGCGTGGGCTGCTCACGCACGGGCACCCGGAGCTGGCCGCCGGGCTGCGCCGTTCGATGATCGGTCTGGTCGCCGGTGCCGGCTGCCACGAGTACTTCCACCCGGACACCGGCGCCGGGCTGGGCTCGCCGTCGTTCGGCTGGACGGCCGCGCTGGTGCTCGACCTGCTGGCCGACTGA
- a CDS encoding NUDIX hydrolase → MREIDKVAWILLQDGRVLSTRSVGKDVWYLPGGKREPGETDLQTLRREIDEELSVEVDVPGAVHLGTFTAEAHGHAAGTTVRMTCYRAGYQGQLRPASEIAEMAWLGYADRHRTSPVDQIIFDHLLAEDLLR, encoded by the coding sequence GTGCGCGAGATCGACAAGGTGGCCTGGATCCTGTTGCAGGACGGTCGGGTGCTGAGCACCCGGTCGGTGGGCAAGGACGTCTGGTACCTGCCGGGTGGAAAGCGCGAGCCGGGCGAGACCGACCTGCAGACCCTGCGCCGGGAGATCGACGAGGAGTTGAGCGTCGAGGTCGACGTGCCCGGCGCCGTACACCTGGGCACCTTCACCGCCGAGGCGCACGGCCACGCGGCCGGCACCACGGTGCGGATGACCTGCTACCGGGCCGGCTATCAGGGGCAGCTGCGGCCGGCCAGCGAGATCGCCGAGATGGCCTGGCTCGGGTACGCCGACCGGCACCGCACGTCGCCGGTCGACCAGATCATCTTCGACCACCTGCTGGCGGAGGATCTGCTGCGCTGA